One Lusitaniella coriacea LEGE 07157 genomic window carries:
- a CDS encoding AMIN domain-containing protein has protein sequence MKDYKSQLGILIAAPALLLAAQPVRAVTAQIADIQIQSQDGRLELRLKTEGEAKSPQIFMTQKRDRAIADIANAQLNLSESNLRQENPIPGIAALEVTQEGSNNIRIVVEGEENSPIGEILQNQGEEIAIGFTPQSGTEAVEAPVSSPQTETSPVATQSQPTLLEETESDAASGTQPQQALENNPPRDAIAQVPLNPARQVPTFTNQEEVLFPNPEITIDGNPVAQNQPPGTFDPNTQFQINGTPAAPALPVQPPSTAPPFLPRAVAPPVGDIAISNVSTAPSIIDLGTAARVDSLVLKGAPVREVLGFLARSAGMNLVFIDGSGEEIEGEGQQIASTISLDLENVSIQDVFNSVLQVSGLEANRSNNTIVVAATLPLDARNVISRTLRLNQVSAQSAANFLTAQGAELNLPFTQIQIQTFGEGAAARTVQTETPTILSIRAPEDGIAPLVLSGLLVVPEERIDSITLIGPLRKVEMATALLSQLDARKRQVAINVKIVDVNLLNQDNFSSSFSFGINDSFFVVDDGAAAANFGRFNPPTRTQATQPGIPNPTVINNPFADSNAFFNFDSPISIPGTTPGIVRVTPGGAQRLGNSGDGTFFNSRAGVSGDPFQAGITDLTFATDTIITVNPDGTSSTALGTVGEVTAALPSLFQFPRQFLSSLQAQIISGNAKILTDPTLVVQEDQVASVNLTQQVFSGFRLQTTGTPPAPVIQTQEPILTDAGLILEIQVTKIDDNGFVTLSVNPTVSSPAGSVPTEQGNITLVQSRSLQSGAIRMRDSQTLIVAGIIQESDRTTVSKVPILGDIPILGALFRSTTRDSQRNEVIVLLTPQILDDSARYGSWGYNYNPGGATREVLQRQGINVPGNR, from the coding sequence GTGAAAGATTATAAAAGTCAACTCGGAATATTAATAGCTGCTCCAGCGCTATTGCTTGCAGCCCAGCCCGTTCGCGCTGTAACTGCCCAAATTGCAGACATCCAAATACAGTCTCAAGACGGTCGTCTCGAACTGCGCTTAAAAACGGAAGGGGAAGCAAAGTCGCCCCAAATTTTCATGACGCAAAAGCGAGATCGCGCGATCGCCGATATTGCTAACGCGCAGTTGAACCTGTCTGAATCGAACCTGCGACAAGAAAACCCCATTCCGGGGATTGCCGCTCTTGAAGTGACTCAAGAAGGGAGCAACAATATTCGCATTGTCGTGGAGGGAGAAGAAAATTCTCCAATCGGTGAAATTCTTCAGAACCAGGGGGAAGAAATTGCGATTGGCTTTACCCCGCAATCTGGCACTGAAGCAGTTGAAGCACCTGTTAGTTCTCCTCAAACTGAAACCTCACCCGTCGCGACTCAATCTCAACCGACTCTCCTCGAAGAAACGGAATCCGATGCAGCGAGTGGAACTCAACCCCAACAAGCATTAGAGAATAATCCCCCTCGCGACGCGATCGCGCAGGTTCCCCTAAACCCCGCGCGGCAAGTTCCCACTTTCACAAATCAAGAAGAAGTCCTCTTCCCCAATCCTGAAATTACCATTGACGGGAACCCCGTTGCTCAAAACCAACCCCCCGGCACATTCGATCCCAATACCCAATTTCAGATTAACGGAACTCCAGCAGCGCCAGCACTCCCCGTGCAACCCCCCTCAACAGCACCGCCCTTCTTACCCAGAGCTGTTGCGCCTCCAGTAGGAGATATTGCCATTTCTAACGTCAGTACTGCCCCCTCAATCATCGACTTGGGAACAGCCGCAAGGGTAGATAGTTTGGTTCTCAAAGGCGCTCCCGTTCGGGAAGTTTTGGGTTTCTTAGCGCGCTCTGCGGGGATGAACCTCGTTTTTATTGATGGTAGCGGCGAAGAAATTGAGGGAGAAGGTCAACAAATCGCCTCAACGATTTCGCTGGATTTGGAAAACGTCTCTATTCAAGATGTCTTCAACTCCGTTCTGCAAGTATCGGGCTTAGAAGCAAACCGCAGTAATAACACAATCGTTGTTGCGGCGACACTGCCTCTAGATGCTCGCAATGTTATCAGCCGCACGCTGCGTCTCAATCAAGTCTCCGCTCAATCTGCGGCGAACTTCCTCACGGCTCAAGGAGCAGAATTAAACCTTCCCTTCACCCAAATCCAAATTCAAACCTTTGGAGAAGGAGCCGCTGCGCGAACCGTTCAAACGGAAACGCCAACAATTCTTTCGATCCGAGCGCCTGAAGATGGTATTGCACCTCTAGTTTTGTCGGGATTGTTGGTTGTTCCAGAAGAACGCATCGATTCAATTACGCTCATCGGACCCTTGCGCAAAGTGGAGATGGCAACAGCGCTGTTAAGTCAGTTAGATGCCCGCAAGCGCCAGGTAGCAATTAACGTCAAGATTGTTGATGTTAACCTGCTCAATCAAGATAATTTCTCTTCTAGTTTCTCCTTTGGCATTAACGACTCGTTCTTTGTCGTAGACGACGGGGCAGCCGCCGCCAACTTTGGTCGCTTCAATCCACCCACCCGCACGCAGGCAACGCAGCCAGGAATTCCCAATCCAACTGTGATTAATAATCCCTTTGCGGATTCCAATGCGTTCTTTAATTTTGATAGTCCGATATCTATCCCAGGGACTACCCCAGGAATTGTTCGCGTGACTCCTGGCGGCGCGCAGCGCCTTGGAAATTCAGGAGATGGAACTTTCTTCAATAGCAGGGCGGGAGTGTCTGGCGATCCCTTCCAAGCGGGAATTACAGACCTCACTTTTGCAACAGATACCATTATTACGGTTAACCCGGACGGAACCTCCAGCACAGCACTGGGAACGGTTGGAGAGGTGACTGCTGCATTGCCAAGTCTTTTCCAATTCCCCCGACAGTTCTTGTCTTCGCTCCAAGCACAAATTATTAGTGGCAATGCGAAGATTCTCACCGACCCGACTTTAGTCGTGCAGGAAGATCAAGTGGCGAGCGTTAACTTAACGCAGCAGGTGTTTAGCGGGTTCCGGTTACAAACGACGGGAACGCCTCCGGCACCAGTGATTCAAACCCAGGAGCCAATCTTGACGGATGCGGGTTTGATTTTAGAGATTCAGGTAACGAAGATTGACGATAATGGCTTTGTGACCCTATCGGTGAACCCAACGGTTTCGTCTCCTGCGGGTTCGGTGCCGACAGAGCAAGGAAATATTACGCTGGTTCAATCGCGGTCTTTGCAATCGGGTGCGATTCGGATGCGCGATAGCCAAACGTTAATTGTTGCGGGGATTATTCAAGAGTCTGACCGGACAACAGTTAGTAAAGTGCCGATTTTAGGCGATATCCCTATTTTGGGTGCGTTATTCAGAAGTACAACGCGGGATAGCCAGCGAAATGAGGTAATTGTGTTGCTGACTCCTCAAATCCTCGATGATTCGGCTCGCTATGGTTCCTGGGGCTATAACTACAATCCTGGAGGGGCAACTCGCGAAGTTCTGCAACGCCAAGGAATTAATGTTCCGGGCAATCGCTAG
- a CDS encoding HU family DNA-binding protein: MNKGDLVDKVAQKAAVTKKQADAVLTATLETVMEAVSKGEKVTLVGFGSFESRDRKAREGRNPKTGEKMEIKATCVPAFSAGKLFKEKVAPGDG, from the coding sequence ATGAATAAAGGCGATTTAGTCGATAAGGTGGCTCAGAAAGCGGCAGTCACTAAAAAACAAGCAGATGCAGTACTGACAGCGACTTTAGAAACTGTTATGGAAGCCGTTTCTAAGGGAGAGAAGGTAACGCTTGTGGGATTTGGTTCTTTTGAGTCGCGCGATCGCAAGGCGCGGGAGGGTCGCAATCCTAAAACTGGGGAAAAGATGGAAATCAAGGCGACTTGCGTTCCTGCATTTTCTGCTGGGAAGTTGTTCAAGGAAAAAGTTGCTCCTGGGGATGGCTGA
- the cobD gene encoding threonine-phosphate decarboxylase CobD produces the protein MNRPIHGGNLAWASAWAGCSPEAILDFSASINPLGPPQSAIAAIERGLEALRAYPDPDYSRLRAALAAVHGIDPKWVLPGNGSAELLTWAGWEFSQQESTALVIPAFSDYGRALGVFGAKVVDYPLSLPHCPLPAFVTGRGRGLLLNNPHNPTGQLWTRAEILPYLAEFELVVVDEAFMDFLPRDRAQSLVEVVGEYPNLVVLRSLTKFYSLPGLRLGYAIAHPDRLQRWQQWRDPWPVNVLAAFAGEAVVGDREFVRQTLKWLEGAKRELHQGLRDIAGLYPLEGAANYLLVRTEGSSSQLQQKLLQNHRILIRDCLSFPELRDRYFRIAVRTPSENQRLLDALASEV, from the coding sequence GTGAACAGACCCATTCATGGGGGAAACTTGGCTTGGGCATCAGCCTGGGCGGGTTGCTCCCCTGAAGCAATTTTAGATTTTTCCGCGAGTATCAATCCGTTGGGACCTCCCCAGAGCGCGATCGCGGCAATTGAACGGGGGCTGGAGGCGCTCAGGGCGTATCCAGACCCCGATTATTCTCGGTTGAGAGCTGCGCTTGCCGCAGTGCATGGGATTGACCCGAAGTGGGTTTTGCCGGGAAATGGTTCGGCAGAGTTGCTGACTTGGGCGGGTTGGGAGTTTTCCCAGCAGGAGTCAACAGCGCTTGTGATACCTGCATTTAGCGATTATGGGCGGGCGCTGGGTGTATTTGGGGCGAAGGTGGTGGATTATCCCCTTTCTCTTCCCCATTGCCCGTTACCTGCATTTGTTACGGGGAGAGGGCGAGGATTGCTGTTGAATAATCCCCACAATCCAACAGGTCAATTATGGACGAGGGCGGAGATTTTGCCCTATTTGGCTGAATTTGAACTAGTAGTGGTGGATGAGGCGTTTATGGACTTTCTACCGCGCGATCGCGCCCAGAGTTTGGTGGAGGTGGTGGGGGAGTATCCGAATTTGGTTGTGTTGCGCTCCCTGACAAAGTTTTACAGTTTGCCCGGTTTGAGATTGGGGTACGCGATCGCGCATCCCGATCGATTGCAACGGTGGCAGCAGTGGCGCGATCCTTGGCCTGTGAACGTTTTAGCGGCATTTGCAGGGGAAGCAGTTGTGGGGGATAGGGAGTTTGTGCGACAAACTCTAAAGTGGTTGGAGGGGGCGAAAAGGGAACTGCATCAAGGGTTGCGGGATATTGCAGGATTGTACCCTTTGGAGGGGGCGGCGAATTACCTCCTCGTGCGAACAGAAGGATCGAGTTCCCAACTGCAACAAAAACTACTACAAAACCACAGAATTTTAATTCGCGATTGTTTGAGTTTTCCGGAGTTGCGCGATCGCTACTTTCGCATTGCCGTGCGTACCCCCAGTGAGAATCAGCGTCTTTTGGACGCTTTAGCCAGCGAAGTTTAA
- a CDS encoding dihydrolipoyl dehydrogenase family protein, with amino-acid sequence MSVEYDLVVIGGSVEGIYAAIAATYLNARVALVEQGVSPYADVLYRRAIARIGDGLHQCDNIFPFATQAEFSRLDLAQAISWAKEICATFSAAESRIRLATLGVDAIAGKGEFIRLPHLAFQVQQRQLRSRAYLLAMGSSPVAPSIQGLTPPDYLTPNDLWQQEKLKTLPQNLLIVGGSPLALELSQSLNRLGKSVTLIVEDERLLSAEDPQAIRWIQATLEAEGICLFTQSPIAQVQKIDGKTWVQAGDRAIETDCIICAQGQQPDLEGLNLEGVGIRVEGKRLHLNEKLQTTNPRIYGCGSIAGGYSSPQIARYEAQIALHNALFSPWVKKCDYRHIPWTLLTEPNFARVGMTERQAQQRYGKDIFVAQHYFKEIPQAWILGQTTGFCKFVFRNNGEMLGAHIVGTQAAELIGTVTLAMKHRLKANALAELFFPSPSISEILQQTAQEWQLYALKRNKIRRHLRTQWLRWRRN; translated from the coding sequence ATGTCCGTTGAATACGATCTCGTTGTTATTGGCGGCAGTGTTGAAGGAATTTACGCCGCGATCGCGGCAACTTATTTAAATGCTCGTGTTGCCCTGGTAGAGCAAGGTGTATCCCCTTACGCTGATGTTCTTTATCGCCGCGCGATCGCGCGAATTGGAGATGGATTGCATCAATGCGACAATATTTTCCCCTTCGCAACGCAAGCGGAATTTTCTCGACTCGATCTCGCGCAAGCGATCTCTTGGGCGAAAGAAATCTGTGCGACCTTTAGTGCAGCAGAATCGCGGATTAGACTCGCAACATTAGGGGTTGACGCGATCGCGGGAAAAGGAGAATTCATCCGCCTTCCTCACCTCGCCTTTCAAGTGCAGCAGCGACAACTGCGATCGCGCGCCTACCTCCTCGCAATGGGATCGAGTCCTGTAGCACCAAGTATTCAAGGACTTACCCCCCCAGACTATCTAACTCCCAACGATCTGTGGCAACAGGAGAAACTCAAAACTTTACCCCAAAACCTTCTGATTGTAGGCGGGAGTCCCCTTGCTCTCGAACTCTCCCAAAGTTTGAATCGGTTGGGCAAATCCGTAACCCTAATAGTGGAAGACGAACGACTCTTAAGCGCAGAAGATCCCCAAGCCATTCGTTGGATTCAAGCAACCCTCGAAGCCGAGGGCATTTGTCTCTTTACCCAAAGTCCCATTGCTCAAGTCCAAAAAATTGACGGGAAAACCTGGGTACAGGCGGGAGATCGAGCCATTGAAACCGATTGCATTATTTGCGCCCAAGGACAACAGCCCGATCTCGAAGGCTTAAACTTAGAAGGAGTCGGCATTCGAGTTGAAGGAAAACGGCTGCATCTCAATGAAAAACTCCAAACCACCAATCCCCGAATTTATGGTTGCGGAAGTATTGCAGGAGGCTATTCCTCCCCGCAGATTGCCCGATATGAAGCTCAAATTGCCCTTCACAACGCCTTATTTTCTCCGTGGGTGAAAAAGTGCGATTATCGCCACATTCCTTGGACGCTATTGACAGAACCCAATTTCGCGCGAGTGGGAATGACAGAACGCCAAGCGCAACAACGGTATGGGAAAGATATTTTCGTCGCGCAGCACTATTTCAAAGAGATTCCCCAAGCCTGGATTTTGGGGCAAACTACCGGCTTTTGCAAATTCGTGTTCCGCAACAATGGAGAGATGTTGGGCGCGCATATTGTGGGAACTCAAGCCGCCGAATTAATTGGAACCGTTACTCTTGCCATGAAACATCGACTCAAAGCAAATGCCCTCGCTGAATTATTCTTCCCCTCTCCCAGCATTTCGGAAATTTTGCAACAAACGGCGCAAGAATGGCAATTGTACGCCCTCAAACGCAATAAAATTCGGCGACACCTGCGAACCCAGTGGCTGAGGTGGCGACGTAATTGA
- a CDS encoding pentapeptide repeat-containing protein, with the protein MKFKRLATIVLLVVLFLNLWVSPAFAWNREDLQTFKRRHRCIKCDLSSANFSLDSLDGAKLSKTNLQKANFNGAHLNKAKFVNANLMRADFSNANLHRANLAKATLNKASLKNTDLSEAKLENADLSSANFYNANLHDATLKNANLNRANLSRANLEGANLMGANLEKANLKAAILHSGEEKTLLKKAQLHKANLRNTDLTDTDMREAFLVEADLSYADLRGADLRKADLTGVKLTNADLRGADLRKANLKGALMVSTDLTGAKLKGAIAPNGKPYQVKKSK; encoded by the coding sequence ATGAAATTCAAGCGTTTGGCAACAATTGTACTTTTAGTCGTCCTTTTTTTGAACCTTTGGGTATCCCCAGCATTCGCCTGGAATCGCGAGGACTTGCAGACGTTTAAACGCCGCCATCGATGCATTAAATGCGACCTTTCTTCGGCAAATTTTAGTTTAGATAGCCTTGATGGGGCAAAATTAAGCAAAACAAACCTACAGAAAGCGAATTTCAATGGCGCTCACCTTAATAAGGCTAAATTTGTCAATGCCAATCTGATGCGAGCGGACTTCAGTAATGCTAACTTACACCGTGCAAATCTGGCGAAAGCAACCCTCAATAAAGCCTCTCTCAAAAATACCGATCTCAGCGAAGCAAAGTTGGAAAATGCCGATCTTTCCTCGGCAAACTTCTACAATGCAAATCTACACGATGCGACCCTGAAAAATGCTAATCTCAATCGGGCGAATTTAAGCCGCGCCAATCTTGAGGGTGCAAATTTAATGGGTGCAAATCTCGAAAAAGCGAACCTGAAAGCAGCAATTCTGCACAGTGGAGAGGAAAAAACGCTCTTGAAAAAGGCTCAACTCCACAAAGCAAATCTCAGAAATACCGACTTAACCGATACGGATATGCGTGAGGCGTTTTTAGTTGAAGCAGATTTGAGTTATGCGGATCTAAGGGGTGCAGATTTGAGAAAAGCCGACCTCACGGGCGTTAAATTGACGAATGCGGATCTAAGGGGTGCAGATTTAAGAAAAGCGAACCTCAAAGGCGCACTGATGGTCAGTACGGATTTAACTGGGGCAAAATTAAAAGGCGCGATCGCGCCCAACGGAAAACCCTATCAAGTTAAAAAATCGAAATAA
- a CDS encoding 5'-methylthioadenosine/S-adenosylhomocysteine nucleosidase family protein, producing MYSLQEWELWVMSYELIPKIDAILAVRGAEYQAVCRGLKGATTPTPPVVGIPMGSVAIRRELPSLLEAKGLNPSRVVLMGLCGALQPQYEVGDVVACESCLYVPEAGLEGKVVQHYSRDVALTEILAARLGDRVHCVNCLTRDRAVCSAAQKRHLGEQYRADVVDMEGYGILEILNQLDITVAILRVVSDDAQHDIPDLNAAIDSDGTLRSRPLMRSFLRNPLAAVRFIRSSLRGLKALQAVTRELFLGYTKL from the coding sequence ATGTACAGTCTACAAGAATGGGAGTTATGGGTTATGAGTTATGAGTTAATTCCCAAAATTGATGCAATTTTAGCGGTTCGAGGTGCAGAGTATCAGGCAGTGTGTCGCGGTTTGAAAGGTGCGACGACTCCAACTCCTCCGGTTGTGGGGATTCCAATGGGGAGTGTGGCGATAAGACGAGAATTACCGTCCCTGTTGGAGGCAAAGGGTTTAAATCCCTCTAGGGTTGTATTGATGGGGTTGTGCGGCGCGCTGCAACCGCAGTACGAAGTGGGGGATGTTGTTGCTTGTGAAAGCTGTTTATACGTGCCGGAAGCGGGTTTAGAAGGAAAGGTTGTGCAGCATTATTCGCGAGATGTTGCCTTAACTGAAATTCTTGCAGCGCGTTTGGGGGATAGGGTTCATTGTGTTAATTGTTTGACGCGCGATCGCGCGGTCTGTTCTGCTGCCCAAAAACGTCACCTGGGAGAACAATATCGTGCCGATGTGGTAGACATGGAAGGCTACGGGATTCTGGAGATTTTAAATCAACTTGATATAACCGTTGCTATCCTAAGAGTTGTGAGCGACGACGCACAGCACGATATCCCCGATCTTAACGCGGCAATAGACTCCGATGGAACCCTGAGATCGCGCCCCCTAATGCGCTCCTTCCTCCGCAATCCCCTTGCTGCGGTTCGCTTCATTCGCAGCTCTCTTCGCGGTTTAAAGGCGCTCCAAGCAGTGACTCGCGAGTTATTTTTGGGTTATACCAAATTATAA
- a CDS encoding cation diffusion facilitator family transporter: MEVESAKKTIFVAIGANFAIAIVKFISAFFSGSSAMLSEGIHSLVDTGNELLLLLGLRAAQKPPDASHPFGYGQELYFWTLVVAFGIFSIGGGMSLYEGIDRLLNPHPLGDPKWSYVVLGFAFLVEGYSWNVALKEFQVQRAGKSIWKTIRASKNLVVPSVLLEDSAALLGIAVAFSGLFFGHLFNAPYLDGVASIVIGLLLVAVAFILGYESKELLVGEGADPETVDSIRQLATSDSAVDEVLRILTLHLGPEEILLNLDIQFSKTLSASEVGCVVERLEQTIRNEHPEVQCIFIEAKSIGSKRYATSQG, from the coding sequence GTGGAAGTTGAATCGGCGAAAAAGACAATTTTTGTGGCAATTGGAGCCAATTTCGCGATCGCGATCGTTAAATTCATTTCAGCATTCTTTAGTGGCAGTTCCGCAATGCTCTCCGAAGGAATTCACTCCCTCGTCGATACCGGGAACGAACTCTTATTATTACTGGGACTGCGTGCCGCGCAAAAACCTCCCGATGCGAGTCACCCTTTTGGCTACGGACAAGAACTCTATTTCTGGACACTCGTTGTTGCTTTTGGCATCTTCTCTATTGGCGGTGGAATGTCCCTCTACGAAGGAATCGATCGCCTCTTGAACCCTCACCCATTAGGCGATCCCAAATGGAGCTATGTGGTATTGGGATTCGCCTTTTTAGTTGAAGGCTACTCCTGGAACGTTGCGCTCAAAGAATTCCAAGTCCAAAGAGCAGGAAAAAGCATCTGGAAAACGATTCGAGCCAGTAAAAACCTAGTCGTTCCCTCCGTTCTCCTCGAAGATTCTGCCGCTCTTTTGGGAATTGCCGTTGCCTTTAGCGGTCTTTTTTTCGGACATCTATTCAACGCACCCTATCTAGATGGAGTTGCTTCAATTGTTATCGGCTTGCTTCTGGTCGCTGTCGCATTTATCCTGGGATACGAAAGCAAAGAATTATTAGTAGGAGAAGGAGCAGATCCCGAAACGGTAGATAGCATTCGCCAACTCGCCACCAGCGATTCAGCCGTAGACGAAGTACTCCGCATCCTGACGCTACATTTGGGTCCAGAAGAAATTTTACTCAACTTAGACATTCAATTCAGCAAAACCTTATCCGCCTCAGAAGTGGGGTGTGTTGTCGAGCGTTTAGAACAAACCATCCGCAACGAGCATCCAGAGGTGCAATGCATCTTTATTGAAGCCAAATCGATTGGTTCCAAGCGCTATGCAACTTCTCAAGGATAG
- a CDS encoding Gfo/Idh/MocA family protein: MVESKIGIAIVGTGFGEKIHIPGFQHHHRTEIAAVYHRDLDKAKEIAATYNIPQASNQLEEIVAMPQVQGVSISTPPFLHYEMAKTVLNGKKHLLLEKPMTIDASQTKELYHLAHQNGVCAIADFEFRFVPAWQHFAERLQNNFVGNKRLIKIDWLVASRANPERPWNWYARKDRGGGVLGAVGSHAFDNIHWLFGAVKRLCAHLTCAIPERPDPKDGGKLKPVDAEDTCMIMLELADGTPCQLSISSVTYAGRGHWVEVYGDRGTLVLGSDNLNDYVHGFRLFAAPAGESLAEVEIPPRLAFPQTFDDGRLAPFVRVIDRWLNAIDAGQSMVPSLEEGVYSQLLMDLTHQSNETRSWVDVPELERFLA; encoded by the coding sequence ATGGTTGAATCAAAAATTGGTATCGCAATTGTTGGGACGGGATTTGGTGAGAAAATTCACATTCCGGGGTTTCAACACCACCACCGTACAGAAATCGCGGCAGTCTACCATCGAGATTTGGATAAAGCCAAGGAAATTGCCGCAACTTACAATATCCCCCAGGCATCCAACCAACTCGAAGAAATCGTTGCCATGCCTCAAGTCCAGGGGGTCAGCATCTCCACGCCGCCTTTTTTACACTACGAGATGGCGAAAACCGTGCTGAACGGGAAAAAGCACTTGCTTCTCGAAAAACCGATGACAATAGATGCGTCCCAAACCAAGGAACTGTACCATCTTGCCCATCAAAATGGCGTTTGCGCGATCGCGGACTTTGAATTTCGTTTCGTTCCGGCATGGCAACACTTTGCCGAACGCTTGCAAAACAACTTTGTGGGAAACAAACGACTGATTAAAATTGATTGGCTGGTTGCCAGTCGAGCCAACCCAGAACGTCCCTGGAATTGGTACGCTCGTAAAGATCGCGGTGGCGGTGTTTTGGGTGCAGTGGGTTCCCATGCCTTCGATAACATCCACTGGCTTTTTGGTGCTGTAAAGCGGTTGTGCGCTCATCTAACCTGTGCGATTCCCGAACGACCCGATCCCAAGGATGGCGGGAAGTTAAAGCCTGTGGACGCGGAAGATACCTGTATGATAATGCTCGAACTCGCCGATGGAACCCCTTGCCAACTCAGCATTAGTTCCGTCACTTACGCGGGACGGGGACATTGGGTTGAAGTCTACGGGGACCGCGGAACTCTCGTTCTCGGTAGTGATAACCTCAATGATTACGTACATGGATTTCGCCTCTTTGCCGCACCCGCAGGGGAGTCCCTTGCCGAAGTCGAAATTCCCCCGCGTCTCGCCTTCCCCCAAACCTTCGATGATGGTCGCCTTGCGCCTTTTGTGCGCGTGATTGACCGTTGGTTAAACGCTATTGATGCGGGACAATCGATGGTTCCTTCTCTGGAAGAAGGGGTGTATTCCCAACTCTTAATGGACTTAACCCATCAATCCAACGAAACTCGGTCTTGGGTTGACGTGCCGGAATTGGAGCGGTTTTTGGCTTGA
- a CDS encoding DegT/DnrJ/EryC1/StrS family aminotransferase, with product MNKIPPLDLTKQYKQISTEVEASVLDILRSGRYIGGATVAQFEQEFADYIGTTHGIGCNSGTDALYLALRALNIGEGDEVITTPFTFIATTEIVVRTGATPVLVDIDESFNFDLDRVKAAITPKTKAILPVHLFGHPVNMTQLMEIAQAHNLYVIEDCAQATGAEWAGQKVGCIGHVGCFSFFPTKNLGACGDGGAMVTNDPAIAKTLRVLKEHGMTSRYHHEETGINSRLDALQAAILSIKLRHLDTWNQGRAQVAERYEQLLSMVPGIQLPAQSLEGKEVWNQYTIRINNGGQPGATVRDRVRNQLQERGISSMVYYPIPLHLQPVYKTLGYRPGQLPHAERAADEVLSLPMYPELSLEEQQQIAYGLKDSLSLREKVAS from the coding sequence GTGAATAAGATTCCCCCTCTTGACCTGACCAAACAATACAAACAAATTTCTACAGAAGTTGAAGCCTCGGTTCTCGATATTCTGCGTTCGGGTCGCTATATCGGCGGTGCAACAGTTGCCCAATTCGAGCAAGAGTTTGCGGACTACATTGGAACAACTCACGGTATTGGTTGCAATTCCGGGACGGATGCCCTTTATCTCGCGCTGCGCGCCCTTAATATTGGCGAAGGCGATGAAGTGATTACCACTCCATTTACCTTCATTGCGACAACGGAGATCGTCGTGAGGACGGGTGCAACGCCAGTTTTGGTGGATATTGATGAAAGTTTTAATTTCGATCTCGATCGCGTAAAAGCAGCAATTACGCCCAAAACCAAGGCGATTCTTCCGGTTCACCTGTTCGGTCATCCGGTCAATATGACCCAATTGATGGAAATTGCTCAAGCTCATAACCTTTATGTTATTGAAGATTGCGCTCAGGCAACAGGAGCAGAATGGGCGGGTCAAAAAGTGGGGTGTATCGGTCATGTAGGCTGTTTCAGCTTCTTTCCCACCAAAAATTTAGGAGCGTGTGGCGATGGGGGAGCAATGGTTACCAACGATCCCGCGATCGCGAAAACCTTGCGCGTCCTTAAAGAACACGGCATGACCTCTCGCTATCACCACGAAGAAACGGGGATTAACAGCCGCTTGGATGCCCTGCAAGCTGCCATTCTCTCCATTAAGCTACGGCACCTCGATACCTGGAACCAAGGACGCGCCCAGGTCGCAGAACGCTACGAGCAATTACTATCAATGGTTCCTGGAATTCAGTTGCCCGCGCAAAGCCTTGAGGGGAAAGAGGTTTGGAATCAGTACACGATCCGGATTAACAATGGAGGACAACCGGGTGCAACCGTGCGGGATCGCGTTCGCAACCAACTCCAAGAAAGGGGAATCAGTTCGATGGTCTACTATCCCATTCCTCTACACCTCCAACCTGTCTACAAAACCCTAGGCTACCGTCCCGGACAACTCCCCCATGCAGAACGTGCTGCTGATGAGGTTTTATCCTTGCCGATGTACCCCGAACTTTCCCTGGAGGAACAGCAACAAATTGCCTACGGTTTAAAGGATTCTCTCTCCCTTCGCGAGAAAGTTGCCAGTTAA